The Cyprinus carpio isolate SPL01 chromosome A5, ASM1834038v1, whole genome shotgun sequence genome has a segment encoding these proteins:
- the LOC109094196 gene encoding C-X-C chemokine receptor type 2-like, translating to MAILQLYRLINSSLLLSQRPLNVSAEQTVYSSCADMPAALIFYLVLQLINMFLGIPANIMVLWLILKNKGDSSTSDIFIVQLAVLDVFFCLIPPLELANIVYLSTSSTWYVLRFFYGIKDSSPLFLSCICLDRYMAVLHPITFTELKDKRHRSVCAAGVWFLTLVYAAAKCVGNIPNFDKVFTVMILAAFAFMLFCNVSILWALRQSAPGRDKRHPVKKKAFKMVLIILAIIVFNYFPPVALFPFRECFSPDVFRCYIHYIAFGFMDISSSIQPVLYLSREKLPKVLLCCSKNTEPSADPVYTVSG from the coding sequence ATGGCAATCCTGCAGCTCTACAGACTCATCAATTCGTCTCTGCTCCTCAGCCAGCGGCCTCTGAACGTCTCGGCCGAGCAGACGGTGTACAGCAGCTGCGCAGACATGCCCGCCGCGCTCATCTTCTACCTGGTGCTGCAGCTCATCAACATGTTCCTGGGCATCCCGGCCAACATCATGGTTCTGTGGCTCATTCTTAAGAACAAGGGCGACTCGTCCACCTCCGACATCTTCATCGTCCAACTGGCCGTGCTGGACGTGTTCTTCTGCCTCATTCCTCCGCTGGAGCTGGCCAACATCGTCTACCTGAGCACCAGCAGCACCTGGTACGTCCTGCGCTTCTTCTACGGCATCAAAGACTCGTCGCCGCTCTTCTTGTCCTGCATCTGTCTGGACAGATATATGGCCGTGCTGCATCCCATCACCTTCACTGAGCTCAAGGACAAGCGGCATCGCTCCGTCTGCGCCGCCGGCGTCTGGTTCCTCACTTTGGTCTACGCCGCAGCCAAGTGTGTGGGAAACATCCCCAACTTCGACAAGGTGTTCACCGTCATGATCCTGGCGGCGTTTGCGTTCATGCTCTTCTGTAACGTCTCCATTCTCTGGGCTCTGAGACAGTCGGCTCCAGGTCGAGACAAGAGACACCCGGTCAAGAAGAAGGCCTTCAAGATGGTCCTCATCATCTTGGCCATCATTGTGTTTAACTACTTCCCGCCGGTGGCTCTCTTTCCCTTCCGTGAGTGTTTCTCTCCGGATGTCTTCCGCTGTTATATCCACTACATCGCCTTTGGCTTCATGGACATCAGCAGCAGTATCCAGCCGGTTCTGTATCTGTCACGGGAGAAGCTGCCCAAAGTCCTGCTCTGCTGCTCCAAAAACACTGAACCAAGCGCTGATCCCGTTTACACCGTCAGTGGGTGA
- the LOC109093794 gene encoding PH and SEC7 domain-containing protein 1-like — MEDIVDYQESEPYLEAMQYIERMKQEKERSLESESVPMDHGVSLSPFTVPCTPLSHATVQWDSPEMPAEPPGLSEVGPRFDWTLDLPSADQDATVDFSPEAESQADIMLASSQTCDAQKSDMQTQLVLSHEEPPESFADVNDSRADVTEEHFEASDGVQIFMDTRDSEIRPGLENSQSQEEKEPDMLDFPKKTFAHEESTDSGSEEQTREWTETEANGESSDARDDFQDQIQGPDECLEKEESSSPEIQSDWSQDAIITEPPKPLPDLTDDSVQLEELTQEPENISKSVTVAEMNQNYGTLQHAEEFQGVDLSKESNAQDQERVERPVSSEQKFDPENECPEKAEQSEQFRRPEENRSSGQIQSSDEEKPCDQTPPSERSDTSSDMKQPTALADVEEHVREETSGPVIDTEPAGPCINGSTELVNRAKAQRLAEKLYRLDGFQHTDVVRHLDKDNEFSRAVGEEYLKFFDFTNQSLEQALRSFLKEVVLIGETQERERVLQHFSTRFQQCNPDVSSSSGSVLTLTCAVMLLNSDLHGQNVGKPMSSAEFVSNMEGMNGGENFSKDYLKSLYISIKSDPLQWAVEEGVLAKSMMPESYLDQDGYLRSKSNPFQDLPHDTKATVFQKGFLKRKAHADIDGKRTPWGKRSWKTFYAMLKGMVLYLQKDDYVKDCQSSEEVVSVHHALAERALNYTKRPHVFRLQTADWRVFLFEAASTEQMNSWIGRINLVSALYSSPPFPAAVGSQKKFCRPILPATQSSLMLEKQLQSHAAMLHSFQQDLTSLQQEAPESRRSKAREQEELRQREEYLQYEKSRYEVYLKVLEAWQALEKSDPSVADRLNALDEGLWTGSMDEQQDEADAGMKRSHSSPSLELETPPQPVVKVRRNISERRTYRKIVIPRRNKEL, encoded by the exons ATGGAGGATATTGTAGACTATCAGGAGTCTGAGCCTTATCTGGAGGCCATGCAGTACATAGAGAGGATGAAGCAGGAGAAGGAAAGAAGCCTTGAGAGCGAGAGCGTCCCGATGGATCACGGGGTGTCTCTGTCCCCCTTCACCGTTCCCTGCACTCCTCTCTCTCACGCTACTGTGCAGTGGGACTCCCCAGAAATGCCTGCAGAGCCTCCCGGATTGTCTGAGGTTGGCCCGAGGTTCGACTGGACGCTGGATCTTCCGTCCGCAGACCAGGATGCCACTGTGGATTTCTCACCTGAAGCCGAGTCACAAGCGGACATCATGCTTGCGTCTTCCCAG ACATGTGATGCTCAGAAGTCAGATATGCAAACACAGCTGGTGCTTTCACATGAAGAGCCCCCTGAATCATTTGCAGATGTCAACG ACTCCAGAGCAGATGTGACTGAAGAGCATTTTGAAGCTTCTGATGGCGTTCAGATCTTTATGGACACACGAGACTCAGAGATTCGACCGGGTCTGGAAAACTCACAGTCGCAGGAAGAGAAGGAACCCGACATGTTAGACTTTCCCAAAAAAACTTTTGCCCACGAGGAAAGCACAGATTCAGGCAGTGAAGAGCAAACTAGGGAGTGGACTGAGACAGAGGCAAACGGAGAATCATCAGACGCAAGAGACGATTTTCAGGATCAGATTCAAGGACCTGATGAATGTCTGGAAAAAGAAGAGTCAAGTTCCCCAGAGATCCAGTCCGATTGGTCACAGGATGCCATCATTACAGAACCACCAAAGCCACTGCCAGACCTCACGGAtgattcggtgcagctcgaggaACTGACACAAGAGCCAGAAAACATAAGCAAATCTGTTACAGTGGCAGAGATGAACCAGAATTATGGCACTTTACAACATGCAGAAGAGTTTCAGGGCGTAGACCTCTCCAAGGAATCCAATGCACAAGACCAAGAGCGTGTAGAAAGACCTGTAAGCTCTGAGCAAAAGTTTGACCCTGAAAATGAATGTCCAGAGAAAGCAGAGCAGAGCGAGCAGTTCAGACGTCCAGAAGAGAACCGATCTTCAGGTCAGATCCAGAGTTCAGATGAGGAGAAACCCTGCGATCAGACACCGCCATCAGAGCGTTCAGACACTTCCAGCGACATGAAGCAGCCAACAGCGCTGGCAGATGTGGAGGAGCATGTACGAGAGGAGACATCAGGGCCGGTTATAGACACAGAACCTGCTGGTCCCTGCATCAACGGTAGCACTGAGCTCGTAAATAGGGCCAAGGCCCAGCGGTTGGCTGAGAAGCTCTATAGACTGGACGGTTTTCAGCATACAGATGTGGTCAGACATCTGGACAAAGA CAACGAGTTCAGTCGTGCTGTTGGGGAAGAGTACCTCAAATTCTTTGACTTCACCAACCAAAGTCTGGAGCAAGCACTTCG GTCATTTCTGAAGGAGGTGGTTTTGATCGGAGAGACTCAGGAGCGCGAGAGAGTCCTGCAGCACTTCTCCACTCGTTTCCAGCAGTGTAATCCTGacgtctcctcctcctccggaTCCGTGCTCACGCTCACGTGTGCCGTGATGCTACTTAACTCTGACCTGCATGGACAA AATGTCGGGAAGCCCATGTCCTCGGCTGAATTTGTGTCAAACATGGAAGGCATGAATGGAGGCGAGAACTTCAGCAAGGACTATCTGAAG AGTCTCTACATCTCCATCAAGAGCGATCCGCTGCAGTGGGCCGT AGAGGAGGGGGTTCTGGCTAAATCCATGATGCCAGAGTCGTATTTGGACCAGGATGGATATCTGCGCTCAAAGAGTAACCCATTCCAGGATCTCCCTCACGACACCAAGGCCACCGTGTTCCAGAAAGGCTTTTTAAAACGCAAAGCGCATGCAGACATTGATGGCAAACGCA CTCCATGGGGGAAACGAAGCTGGAAGACGTTTTATGCCATGCTGAAGGGAATGGTGCTTTACCTGCAGAAG GATGATTACGTGAAGGACTGCCAGAGCTCAGAGGAGGTGGTTAGCGTTCATCACGCTCTGGCGGAGCGAGCTCTGAATTACACCAAACGGCCGCACGTGTTTCGCCTGCAGACAGCCGACTGGAGAGTCTTCCTCTTCGAGGCTGC TTCCACAGAGCAGATGAACTCCTGGATCGGCCGGATTAACCTGGTGTCTGCGCTGTACTCCTCGCCTCCGTTCCCCGCAGCTGTCGGATCTCAGAAGAAGTTCTGTCGGCCAATCCTGCCCGCCACACAGTCCAGCCTCATGCTG GAGAAGCAGCTGCAGTCGCATGCAGCCATGCTGCACAGCTTCCAGCAGGACCTGACGTCTCTCCAGCAGGAGGCGCCAGAGAGCAGGAGGAGCAAAGCCAGGGAGCAGGAGGAGCTCCGGCAGAGAGAGGAGTACTTACAGTACGAG AAGTCTCGTTACGAAGTCTATCTGAAGGTTCTGGAGGCCTGGCAGGCGCTGGAGAAGTCCGATCCATCGGTCGCTGATAGACTGAATGCGCTCGATGAGGGATTGTGGACCGGATCGATGGACGAGCAGCAGGACGAGGCTGACGCCGGGATGAAGAGATCTCACTCCAGTCCATCTCTGGAGTTAGAAACGCCTCCTCAGCCTGTCGTCAAAGTCCGACGTAACATCTCCGAGAGACGGACCTACCGAAAGATTGTGATTCCCCGCCGGAACAAAGAGCTTTGA
- the LOC109094195 gene encoding gastrula zinc finger protein XlCGF57.1 isoform X2: MAKFGDLKAFLESSLNEIFRATVSDILDSVEQTVGEYQRKIQRTESENEDLRKRLCAKEKKTNYIKTDEDRVVSQLDFSRNTFSQTSSAQTSEYSDQMKSHATAAAPLHLNRNCATTPYLFVKAEPDTEDGGAVDLSNPQPSPKHTSKEIKSEDCAVFKRPLEPEVSSKECDVKVTVVTDKHRSFSDEESSADGLSDQGFSGSFHTMLSPDSCGQCDRVQSHAAVKTHVCGQCGKGFDRADLLRNHRRTHTGERPFACGQCGKSYGHQGQLRTHLRTHTGERPYSCSVCGKRFNEHNQLKVHLRTHTGERPYSCAVCAKTFTNAGNLRSHGRVHSGEKPYACGQCGKSFSGAGDLKTHLRVHTGEKPYRCQLCSKSFSQAGHLSIHRRMHTGERPYGCSVCGKRFTVASSLKLHQLTHSGEKRHTCGQCSRSFSRAGHLKRHELVHSKEKLHCCPLCDRRYSDQSSLKKHLKLHTESQGHQ; the protein is encoded by the exons ATGGCGAAGTTTGGCGATTTAAAAGCCTTTCTCGAATCTTCATTAAATGAAATCTTCCGCGCGACCGTCAGTGACATTCTGGATTCAGTGGAACAAACTGTCGGCGAATATCAGCGTAAAATTCAGCGAACTGAGTCAGAAAACGAAGATTTGAGAAAACGActttgtgcaaaagaaaaaaagacaaattatatCAAAACAG atGAAGACCGTGTTGTGTCTCAGCTTGACTTCTCAAGAAACACTTTTAGCCAGACTTCATCTGCTCAGACGAGCGAATACAGCGATCAGATGAAATCACACGCCACAGCCGCTGCGCCGCTGCACTTAAACAGGAATTGTGCAACAACACCGTATTTATTTGTGAAGGCTGAGCCAGACACGGAGGACGGGGGGGCTGTTGACCTGTCCAATCCTCAGCCTTCTCCTAAACACACCAGTAAAGAAATCAAATCAGAGGACTGCGCCGTATTTAAACGTCCTTTAGAGCCGGAGGTCAGCTCGAAGGAGTGTGACGTTAAAGTAACGGTAGTGACAGACAAACACCGTTCCTTCTCCGATGAAGAGTCCAGTGCAGACGGTCTGTCTGACCAGGGGTTCTCCGGCTCGTTCCACACGATGCTGTCTCCAGACTCCTGCGGTCAGTGTGACCGGGTCCAGTCTCACGCTGCGGTGAAGACACACGTCTGCGGTCAGTGCGGGAAGGGCTTCGACCGCGCTGATCTGCTGAGGAACCACCGGCGCACACACACCGGAGAGAGGCCCTTCGCCTGCGGTCAGTGCGGGAAGAGCTACGGTCACCAGGGCCAGCTGCGCACACACCTGCGCACACACACCGGAGAGCGGCCCTACAGCTGCAGCGTCTGCGGCAAGCGCTTCAACGAGCACAACCAGCTCAAAGTGCACCTGCGCACGCACACCGGAGAGCGGCCGTACTCCTGCGCCGTCTGCGCAAAAACCTTCACCAACGCCGGCAACCTGCGCAGCCACGGCCGAGTGCACAGCGGAGAGAAGCCGTACGCCTGCGGTCAGTGCGGGAAGAGCTTCAGCGGCGCCGGCGACCTCAAGACGCACCTCCGcgtccacaccggagagaagccctACCGCTGCCAGCTCTGCTCCAAGAGCTTCAGTCAGGCCGGGCACCTGAGCATCCACCGCCGCATGCACACCGGAGAGCGGCCCTACGGCTGCAGCGTCTGCGGCAAGCGCTTCACGGTGGCCAGCAGCCTGAAGCTGCACCAGCTGACCCACAGCGGAGAGAAGCGGCACACCTGCGGTCAGTGCAGCAGGAGCTTCAGCCGCGCCGGACACCTGAAGAGACACGAGCTGGTGCACAGTAAAGAGAAGCTGCACTGCTGCCCGCTCTGTGACCGCAGGTACAGTGACCAGTCGTCTCTGAAGAAACACCTGAAGCTGCACACCGAGAGCCAAGGCCACCAGTAA
- the LOC109094195 gene encoding zinc finger protein 664 isoform X4, whose protein sequence is MAKFGDLKAFLESSLNEIFRATVSDILDSVEQTVGEYQRKIQRTESENEDLRKRLCAKEKKTNYIKTDEDRVVSQLDFSRNTFSQTSSAQTSEYSDQMKYLFVKAEPDTEDGGAVDLSNPQPSPKHTSKEIKSEDCAVFKRPLEPEVSSKECDVKVTVVTDKHRSFSDEESSADGLSDQGFSGSFHTMLSPDSCGQCDRVQSHAAVKTHVCGQCGKGFDRADLLRNHRRTHTGERPFACGQCGKSYGHQGQLRTHLRTHTGERPYSCSVCGKRFNEHNQLKVHLRTHTGERPYSCAVCAKTFTNAGNLRSHGRVHSGEKPYACGQCGKSFSGAGDLKTHLRVHTGEKPYRCQLCSKSFSQAGHLSIHRRMHTGERPYGCSVCGKRFTVASSLKLHQLTHSGEKRHTCGQCSRSFSRAGHLKRHELVHSKEKLHCCPLCDRRYSDQSSLKKHLKLHTESQGHQ, encoded by the exons ATGGCGAAGTTTGGCGATTTAAAAGCCTTTCTCGAATCTTCATTAAATGAAATCTTCCGCGCGACCGTCAGTGACATTCTGGATTCAGTGGAACAAACTGTCGGCGAATATCAGCGTAAAATTCAGCGAACTGAGTCAGAAAACGAAGATTTGAGAAAACGActttgtgcaaaagaaaaaaagacaaattatatCAAAACAG atGAAGACCGTGTTGTGTCTCAGCTTGACTTCTCAAGAAACACTTTTAGCCAGACTTCATCTGCTCAGACGAGCGAATACAGCGATCAGATGAAA TATTTATTTGTGAAGGCTGAGCCAGACACGGAGGACGGGGGGGCTGTTGACCTGTCCAATCCTCAGCCTTCTCCTAAACACACCAGTAAAGAAATCAAATCAGAGGACTGCGCCGTATTTAAACGTCCTTTAGAGCCGGAGGTCAGCTCGAAGGAGTGTGACGTTAAAGTAACGGTAGTGACAGACAAACACCGTTCCTTCTCCGATGAAGAGTCCAGTGCAGACGGTCTGTCTGACCAGGGGTTCTCCGGCTCGTTCCACACGATGCTGTCTCCAGACTCCTGCGGTCAGTGTGACCGGGTCCAGTCTCACGCTGCGGTGAAGACACACGTCTGCGGTCAGTGCGGGAAGGGCTTCGACCGCGCTGATCTGCTGAGGAACCACCGGCGCACACACACCGGAGAGAGGCCCTTCGCCTGCGGTCAGTGCGGGAAGAGCTACGGTCACCAGGGCCAGCTGCGCACACACCTGCGCACACACACCGGAGAGCGGCCCTACAGCTGCAGCGTCTGCGGCAAGCGCTTCAACGAGCACAACCAGCTCAAAGTGCACCTGCGCACGCACACCGGAGAGCGGCCGTACTCCTGCGCCGTCTGCGCAAAAACCTTCACCAACGCCGGCAACCTGCGCAGCCACGGCCGAGTGCACAGCGGAGAGAAGCCGTACGCCTGCGGTCAGTGCGGGAAGAGCTTCAGCGGCGCCGGCGACCTCAAGACGCACCTCCGcgtccacaccggagagaagccctACCGCTGCCAGCTCTGCTCCAAGAGCTTCAGTCAGGCCGGGCACCTGAGCATCCACCGCCGCATGCACACCGGAGAGCGGCCCTACGGCTGCAGCGTCTGCGGCAAGCGCTTCACGGTGGCCAGCAGCCTGAAGCTGCACCAGCTGACCCACAGCGGAGAGAAGCGGCACACCTGCGGTCAGTGCAGCAGGAGCTTCAGCCGCGCCGGACACCTGAAGAGACACGAGCTGGTGCACAGTAAAGAGAAGCTGCACTGCTGCCCGCTCTGTGACCGCAGGTACAGTGACCAGTCGTCTCTGAAGAAACACCTGAAGCTGCACACCGAGAGCCAAGGCCACCAGTAA
- the LOC109094195 gene encoding zinc finger protein 32 isoform X3: protein MAKFGDLKAFLESSLNEIFRATVSDILDSVEQTVGEYQRKIQRTESENEDLRKRLCAKEKKTNYIKTEDEDRVVSQLDFSRNTFSQTSSAQTSEYSDQMKYLFVKAEPDTEDGGAVDLSNPQPSPKHTSKEIKSEDCAVFKRPLEPEVSSKECDVKVTVVTDKHRSFSDEESSADGLSDQGFSGSFHTMLSPDSCGQCDRVQSHAAVKTHVCGQCGKGFDRADLLRNHRRTHTGERPFACGQCGKSYGHQGQLRTHLRTHTGERPYSCSVCGKRFNEHNQLKVHLRTHTGERPYSCAVCAKTFTNAGNLRSHGRVHSGEKPYACGQCGKSFSGAGDLKTHLRVHTGEKPYRCQLCSKSFSQAGHLSIHRRMHTGERPYGCSVCGKRFTVASSLKLHQLTHSGEKRHTCGQCSRSFSRAGHLKRHELVHSKEKLHCCPLCDRRYSDQSSLKKHLKLHTESQGHQ from the exons ATGGCGAAGTTTGGCGATTTAAAAGCCTTTCTCGAATCTTCATTAAATGAAATCTTCCGCGCGACCGTCAGTGACATTCTGGATTCAGTGGAACAAACTGTCGGCGAATATCAGCGTAAAATTCAGCGAACTGAGTCAGAAAACGAAGATTTGAGAAAACGActttgtgcaaaagaaaaaaagacaaattatatCAAAACAG aagatGAAGACCGTGTTGTGTCTCAGCTTGACTTCTCAAGAAACACTTTTAGCCAGACTTCATCTGCTCAGACGAGCGAATACAGCGATCAGATGAAAT ATTTATTTGTGAAGGCTGAGCCAGACACGGAGGACGGGGGGGCTGTTGACCTGTCCAATCCTCAGCCTTCTCCTAAACACACCAGTAAAGAAATCAAATCAGAGGACTGCGCCGTATTTAAACGTCCTTTAGAGCCGGAGGTCAGCTCGAAGGAGTGTGACGTTAAAGTAACGGTAGTGACAGACAAACACCGTTCCTTCTCCGATGAAGAGTCCAGTGCAGACGGTCTGTCTGACCAGGGGTTCTCCGGCTCGTTCCACACGATGCTGTCTCCAGACTCCTGCGGTCAGTGTGACCGGGTCCAGTCTCACGCTGCGGTGAAGACACACGTCTGCGGTCAGTGCGGGAAGGGCTTCGACCGCGCTGATCTGCTGAGGAACCACCGGCGCACACACACCGGAGAGAGGCCCTTCGCCTGCGGTCAGTGCGGGAAGAGCTACGGTCACCAGGGCCAGCTGCGCACACACCTGCGCACACACACCGGAGAGCGGCCCTACAGCTGCAGCGTCTGCGGCAAGCGCTTCAACGAGCACAACCAGCTCAAAGTGCACCTGCGCACGCACACCGGAGAGCGGCCGTACTCCTGCGCCGTCTGCGCAAAAACCTTCACCAACGCCGGCAACCTGCGCAGCCACGGCCGAGTGCACAGCGGAGAGAAGCCGTACGCCTGCGGTCAGTGCGGGAAGAGCTTCAGCGGCGCCGGCGACCTCAAGACGCACCTCCGcgtccacaccggagagaagccctACCGCTGCCAGCTCTGCTCCAAGAGCTTCAGTCAGGCCGGGCACCTGAGCATCCACCGCCGCATGCACACCGGAGAGCGGCCCTACGGCTGCAGCGTCTGCGGCAAGCGCTTCACGGTGGCCAGCAGCCTGAAGCTGCACCAGCTGACCCACAGCGGAGAGAAGCGGCACACCTGCGGTCAGTGCAGCAGGAGCTTCAGCCGCGCCGGACACCTGAAGAGACACGAGCTGGTGCACAGTAAAGAGAAGCTGCACTGCTGCCCGCTCTGTGACCGCAGGTACAGTGACCAGTCGTCTCTGAAGAAACACCTGAAGCTGCACACCGAGAGCCAAGGCCACCAGTAA
- the LOC109094195 gene encoding gastrula zinc finger protein XlCGF57.1 isoform X1, translating into MAKFGDLKAFLESSLNEIFRATVSDILDSVEQTVGEYQRKIQRTESENEDLRKRLCAKEKKTNYIKTEDEDRVVSQLDFSRNTFSQTSSAQTSEYSDQMKSHATAAAPLHLNRNCATTPYLFVKAEPDTEDGGAVDLSNPQPSPKHTSKEIKSEDCAVFKRPLEPEVSSKECDVKVTVVTDKHRSFSDEESSADGLSDQGFSGSFHTMLSPDSCGQCDRVQSHAAVKTHVCGQCGKGFDRADLLRNHRRTHTGERPFACGQCGKSYGHQGQLRTHLRTHTGERPYSCSVCGKRFNEHNQLKVHLRTHTGERPYSCAVCAKTFTNAGNLRSHGRVHSGEKPYACGQCGKSFSGAGDLKTHLRVHTGEKPYRCQLCSKSFSQAGHLSIHRRMHTGERPYGCSVCGKRFTVASSLKLHQLTHSGEKRHTCGQCSRSFSRAGHLKRHELVHSKEKLHCCPLCDRRYSDQSSLKKHLKLHTESQGHQ; encoded by the exons ATGGCGAAGTTTGGCGATTTAAAAGCCTTTCTCGAATCTTCATTAAATGAAATCTTCCGCGCGACCGTCAGTGACATTCTGGATTCAGTGGAACAAACTGTCGGCGAATATCAGCGTAAAATTCAGCGAACTGAGTCAGAAAACGAAGATTTGAGAAAACGActttgtgcaaaagaaaaaaagacaaattatatCAAAACAG aagatGAAGACCGTGTTGTGTCTCAGCTTGACTTCTCAAGAAACACTTTTAGCCAGACTTCATCTGCTCAGACGAGCGAATACAGCGATCAGATGAAATCACACGCCACAGCCGCTGCGCCGCTGCACTTAAACAGGAATTGTGCAACAACACCGTATTTATTTGTGAAGGCTGAGCCAGACACGGAGGACGGGGGGGCTGTTGACCTGTCCAATCCTCAGCCTTCTCCTAAACACACCAGTAAAGAAATCAAATCAGAGGACTGCGCCGTATTTAAACGTCCTTTAGAGCCGGAGGTCAGCTCGAAGGAGTGTGACGTTAAAGTAACGGTAGTGACAGACAAACACCGTTCCTTCTCCGATGAAGAGTCCAGTGCAGACGGTCTGTCTGACCAGGGGTTCTCCGGCTCGTTCCACACGATGCTGTCTCCAGACTCCTGCGGTCAGTGTGACCGGGTCCAGTCTCACGCTGCGGTGAAGACACACGTCTGCGGTCAGTGCGGGAAGGGCTTCGACCGCGCTGATCTGCTGAGGAACCACCGGCGCACACACACCGGAGAGAGGCCCTTCGCCTGCGGTCAGTGCGGGAAGAGCTACGGTCACCAGGGCCAGCTGCGCACACACCTGCGCACACACACCGGAGAGCGGCCCTACAGCTGCAGCGTCTGCGGCAAGCGCTTCAACGAGCACAACCAGCTCAAAGTGCACCTGCGCACGCACACCGGAGAGCGGCCGTACTCCTGCGCCGTCTGCGCAAAAACCTTCACCAACGCCGGCAACCTGCGCAGCCACGGCCGAGTGCACAGCGGAGAGAAGCCGTACGCCTGCGGTCAGTGCGGGAAGAGCTTCAGCGGCGCCGGCGACCTCAAGACGCACCTCCGcgtccacaccggagagaagccctACCGCTGCCAGCTCTGCTCCAAGAGCTTCAGTCAGGCCGGGCACCTGAGCATCCACCGCCGCATGCACACCGGAGAGCGGCCCTACGGCTGCAGCGTCTGCGGCAAGCGCTTCACGGTGGCCAGCAGCCTGAAGCTGCACCAGCTGACCCACAGCGGAGAGAAGCGGCACACCTGCGGTCAGTGCAGCAGGAGCTTCAGCCGCGCCGGACACCTGAAGAGACACGAGCTGGTGCACAGTAAAGAGAAGCTGCACTGCTGCCCGCTCTGTGACCGCAGGTACAGTGACCAGTCGTCTCTGAAGAAACACCTGAAGCTGCACACCGAGAGCCAAGGCCACCAGTAA